The following are encoded in a window of Bacteroidota bacterium genomic DNA:
- a CDS encoding response regulator: MSNLNTFQAQMQAQRDAYAHDLPRRLSDIQTLWGQAIAGRAESLREMNGLVHKLRGSAGMYGFGNVSETAGLLDVALSSFFGSEQDLGTWRAQLGALVEALARSAEGPQDDLPELELPSAYADDKYDQSLVLVVDDEQPVRDAIRFYLEQVGFRLVCASDGAEAVKLASETTPDIILMDIQMPNMTGLQATKLLYENPSLKDVPVVFLTAEDDTDTVLKALSYSSEGYLLKPVEMETIANKLMTVLAATA; encoded by the coding sequence ATGTCTAATCTGAACACGTTTCAGGCCCAGATGCAGGCCCAGCGGGACGCCTACGCCCACGACCTGCCGCGCCGCCTCTCGGACATCCAGACGCTGTGGGGGCAGGCCATCGCCGGGCGCGCCGAGTCGCTCCGCGAGATGAACGGGCTGGTGCACAAGCTGCGCGGGAGCGCCGGGATGTACGGTTTCGGGAACGTCAGCGAGACCGCCGGCCTGCTCGACGTGGCGCTGTCTTCGTTCTTCGGCAGCGAGCAGGACCTCGGCACATGGCGCGCCCAACTCGGCGCCCTCGTCGAGGCGCTCGCCCGCTCGGCCGAAGGGCCCCAGGACGACCTCCCCGAACTCGAGTTGCCCTCGGCCTACGCCGACGACAAGTACGACCAGTCGCTCGTCCTCGTCGTCGACGACGAGCAGCCGGTCCGCGACGCGATCCGGTTCTACCTCGAGCAGGTCGGCTTCCGCCTCGTGTGCGCCTCCGACGGGGCCGAGGCCGTGAAGCTCGCTTCGGAGACGACGCCCGACATTATCCTGATGGACATCCAGATGCCCAACATGACCGGGCTCCAGGCGACCAAGCTGCTCTACGAGAACCCAAGCCTGAAGGACGTCCCCGTCGTCTTCCTCACCGCCGAGGACGACACCGACACGGTCCTCAAGGCGCTCAGCTACAGCAGCGAGGGCTACCTCCTCAAGCCGGTCGAGATGGAGACGATCGCCAACAAGCTGATGACGGTGCTCGCGGCGACGGCATAG
- a CDS encoding response regulator, which translates to MESLQRILIVEDDPDIRSILQMSLEAVGGYTVAAAANGVEALERLATFTPDLIVLDVMMPEMDGPATLGALRQNPAFTSTPVIFLTAKAQRHEVDHYLTLGIAEVIHKPFDPVALPEQVREIWSRQYV; encoded by the coding sequence ATGGAATCGCTGCAACGCATCCTCATCGTCGAAGACGACCCGGACATCCGGTCCATCCTCCAGATGTCGCTCGAGGCGGTCGGCGGCTACACCGTCGCTGCCGCCGCCAACGGCGTCGAGGCGCTCGAGCGCCTGGCCACCTTCACGCCGGACCTGATCGTGCTCGACGTGATGATGCCTGAGATGGACGGCCCGGCGACCCTCGGGGCGCTGCGCCAGAACCCGGCCTTTACATCTACGCCGGTCATTTTCCTCACCGCTAAGGCCCAGCGCCACGAGGTCGATCACTACCTCACGCTCGGCATCGCCGAGGTCATCCACAAACCGTTCGACCCCGTCGCGCTGCCTGAGCAGGTCCGGGAGATTTGGAGTCGCCAATATGTCTAA